GTAAAAATTGTAGATGCAGTCACTGCGGGCATATCTACTTGCACCCACTTGAGCATTGCTTTAAGGTCAtgcccagaaatacttttctcatgtttgttaGGGAGacctttcataagctcataaacgtctctttctggggacgaagcccgattccccattacggatttcccacagctcacctctcaactccggagggatttcaggccggcCAGCTCCCGCTTCCTTTCAGcggatcattcaaagttctgtgggatttgCTGCAAGTCGCTCAGGTGATTCAAGAGCCCCTCCACATCGGATCCTTCACTGGATCACGTcagggtcaccaatttgcggcgaatgaggagacgggacacagcttgatgcaagcaagatgtcagtttattagtgattttcttacaattatatacgtctctaccttctacatattacacactgattggttgacaTTTAAGACACACCGTTTAAACAATAGGAACCGATTAGTTTACCTTATAGCAACAATTCCTATTCTAAGATTAGGGGGTTTCTTTCTAGGCGGCTTTCTTGATTAACAAAGTTACATATCGGCGccatccgttcccttatctggctacttgtttctctgtccgcctggctgcctcctcagctgtaGCGGCTCAGGGGTCTGCTGTTGGCTTGTTCCttggttcccagggcttgtgccctacaagtcttattcatcaggctaacagtacttggactcttgttcttgaggccttgtcctacagcctctgatgtttattttgcttcacaGCATTTAGTTTCCTAGTAAGGCCAAACACCCAGTCCCGTTAAAACCACTGGTGTTTTCAATGGGGCTTTAAGACTGCTATCTGTTCGTTTGTAATTGCAGGGTTAGAATGTGAGCCAAGGAAAGGAGGATGTCAACTTATGAATTTGTTATGCCTGCCACAGTCTTATCACCAACGTCAATTCACAAGGTGGCTGTAATGTACAGGAATCACTGGTGTGCGTTTCACAACTAGAACATAGAGAGGATTGCTGTTTGTTGCTGAGCTTCCTGTTTTCAGAGGATGaggtttggaggttttgtttctgatgtcTGTTTTCTCATTCTACAGAACTACCTTCGTGTTGCATTCCAGGAAGTTAACAGTGCGTGTACAGGAAAGACCTTACTAGTAAGACCCTACATCACTACCGCAGATGTATGTCAGCTTTGTGCTGAAAAGTTTAGAGTGGAGAATCCAGAAGACTATagcctgtttctttttgttgatgaCACCCGGCAGCAACTGACAGAAGATACCTACCCTCAGAAGATTCAGACAAAGCTGCACAGCTGCCCGCAACCCAAGGTCTTTCAGCTTTGTCTACAAGCGCATTAACAGTGATCCATATGGtgccatttttcaaaacaatgatgAGTCAGCTTCTTAAAACCAGCAActcctttaatttctgttccttgttaactcttgaaaacatctttgctggctgcctgccttaGGAGCTAAAACAAGTCTTAAACCATAAATACCTAGTTAAACATGTGCATTGCATACAACACTCCGTGTAAACCGTGCGTATGGCCAGTTATACAGAGTGTTCCACCAGTGTGTTTGAGCCAGCAGCCCATGAGGCTGAATTTCTTGTACCACAGACTCTTTTGAAGCGTATTATACCGTGGCCCTTTGCAGGTCTCTTGCTGTAgtgtgcaaaaatgtattttcttgcacTCACTCTATAGCCGAATGTCTTAGCATACATATACTTGAATCAAAATGACAAGTGTTTCAGTAAACCAACTGGTATGAGCTTAGTTTCACCAGCATGAGTTTGACAAGACTGTCCGATGCAGCGCATCAGTTAACTCCTCATTACTTGGATGATTGCAtcctttcctaatttttttaattacagagatTCGCCGTGTttttacatgtgtgtgtgtatatatatatatatatatatatgtgtgtgtgtgtgtgtatatatatatatatatatgtatatatatgtatttgttcCTTCCAGTTGTTTTTATTCCCCTTCTTTTGGCAGGTTTGAGAAGGTGGGCACAGAATGGGAGTCTTTGTAGGGACCCAGGAAATGAAGTGTTTAACAGTAAAGCTTAAAGCGTTTGCTGTACGGAAGGTTTCTCTGTACCCACCACATCAGTTGCTTATTTAGCAGTGCCTGATGTTTATAAGAGTTCCCTGTGGAAGTCTGCATATTCATTAACGAGCTAACAGTAGCTTGGCTCTGTGTAGAAAGGAGAGGAACTATGAAGAACACACACCCatccctgcttttattttttatttttccttaaacgTCCAGTGTTTCCAGggcctttgctttctcttgccaCATTGGCAAAGCGTCCCAAGCTCTATTGCCCCATAGTCAAATAAAGTCTTCAGTAATTGCTGGGATGGTGAGTGAGTTTTGGGCTTCTAGCCCTCCGTTCCTTCAGTCGTGAATTCCGCTCAGTTAAAGACTCAAGAGAATTGCTTAAAACTTGCATTTGGAAGTCACGCCTCAAACAATGAATTTGTGGAgatccatttatttatttacactaacaaagaaaaaactgtaatACTGCATCAAAATGAAACTTAGTGGCTGCTGAATCACTGAGTAATAGCATAGAATCACTGCTTAAGCCTTTACCACAATCATTGCAATGTTTGTTTGTAGACTGCTTGGTTTTTTGTAAAGTCGTGTGGCTGCGTGTGGTGCATTATTCCCAAGGTGCTCCTTACTGCTCTGATGCTCTGTACGTTCGCAGTACTGGGTAAAGCGGAAGGCTCTGTGGCTGGGGAAGAGTGGCACGGACATGTTACTGCTCTCTCTGTCGCACCGGAATTTCAACAGCTGGGTTTGGCTGCTAAATTGATGGAACTACTGGGAGAAATTTCAGAAGTGTGAGTACCATGCTTATCTTTAATCTTCTAAAAGTAACCTCTCAACTGACATGGCTTAGGTATTTGACTTGCATGAAAGAGACCCGGAATTTTGCTTTAAGTAGTGTTCTGATTCGCTGAGGATTCCCTGTAATTAGAGAACAAGACTAAAACTGTCATGTGGCGGTGTAAGATCTCAGGGTTTCTATGAAAGCTAACTTGCCAGAATGAGTAGGGTGTAGCCTGAATTCTAATAGAGATACTGTATAGAAAAAGGTCCTTGTCTTGACAGCAAGAGAGTTTCATGGAGGGTCAACACTTTCCCGTAGGGTCTCCAGCGTGCTTGTTCAGTGATCATGAGATTTTTGCAGTTCCTGCAGGCAGCCTTGGAACCAATTCTGTATGGCAGACAGTACCTTAGCTTACTTTTTGTCATGCTTGGCTGCTTGTACTTGCTGAAGATTTAATTGAGCATCAAATGAACCCACAGGGAAATGTCCTGAACTCATGGTGGTAGGGCAACCCCATTGTAATTGGTAAAATGGGAAAATTGCACATTGAGGAATCTGCCTTGTGAGGAGAAGGGCTGCCTTGTGTTAGGTGACTGAACTTTGTGACCCGTTCCGCCACTGCCCCCTGCCACGCACATTGAAGGAGGCAGTCCCTAAGCCAATGCAAttgaaaatgtggatttttagatgatttttttttttaatgaaagatttctTATGTGTATATGAGACCTGTGCGAGTGCTTAGCTTGCCCTGTTCTTCCTGTTCATAATTTTGAACCTACAGGCTGGTATAAAAGAATGGTTATATGgcaaaaatagaataaaatctgAACTTATACCGGATTTGTCCCTTGGGAAAG
Above is a genomic segment from Falco naumanni isolate bFalNau1 unplaced genomic scaffold, bFalNau1.pat scaffold_96_arrow_pat_ctg1, whole genome shotgun sequence containing:
- the LOC121082385 gene encoding LOW QUALITY PROTEIN: ras and Rab interactor 2-like (The sequence of the model RefSeq protein was modified relative to this genomic sequence to represent the inferred CDS: deleted 1 base in 1 codon), translated to MATSWRLFGADDFLPVLAYVLAQGDTLELDTETEYMVELLDPSLLHGEGGYSLASAYGALLLIKNFQEDQAAQLLSSEARDTLRQWHKRRTTNRTMPSVDDFQNYLRVAFQEVNSACTGKTLLVRPYITTADVCQLCAEKFRVENPEDYSLFLFVDDTRQQLTEDTYPQKIQTKLHSCPQPKVFQFVYKRINSDPYGAIFQNNDESAS